GCCTGGCCAACCTGCTGACCGGCCCGACCGTCGAAAGCGACCCGGCCTACCTGCCGCGCAACGCGGACAACGGCACCATCGGCATCACCAGCACCTCGCCGATCACGCCGGCCACCGGCAGCGGTCCGGATTCGCGGCCGATGACCGGCGCCTTCTTCATCTGTTCGTCCGGCATCACCGCCCGCCTCGCGCGTCAAGTCGATTCGACCATGGACGATGGCGTCACCAACACCGGCAACGTGCGCGCGATGATCGACGTCAATGGCACGCCGTCGGCGACGTCGACCGCGTCCAACATCGACGCCGCGGCCGAAACCGCAGCCGATCGCTACACGGTGTGCGTGGCGTTCTGACGTCGGGTTCGCAGGAATGGCCGCT
The sequence above is a segment of the Methyloversatilis sp. RAC08 genome. Coding sequences within it:
- a CDS encoding prepilin-type N-terminal cleavage/methylation domain-containing protein, with amino-acid sequence MKANQQGFTLVEIAIVLVIIGLLLGGVLKGQELINSAKAKSLVNDFRTMSTAVYAYQDRFRFMPGDDPAVVQHVAGTLATTPGSPETQGNGRIGGNWNSTTATDESRLVWQHLRLANLLTGPTVESDPAYLPRNADNGTIGITSTSPITPATGSGPDSRPMTGAFFICSSGITARLARQVDSTMDDGVTNTGNVRAMIDVNGTPSATSTASNIDAAAETAADRYTVCVAF